One window of Mycoplasma cottewii genomic DNA carries:
- a CDS encoding BspA family leucine-rich repeat surface protein — MVSRKKLSSLFIALSLSLSAIVPTSAVLINNHITRLSLSKDQNDAESLVNNLNGQITNLRNAIQRIGQEIDDKSSQLQTLKESNTKLQSEVDDLTIKIGAFKNFWPTIEEALKEHNIDFDYEKIKDLNIEKLEDVTNENREKFLLAVLAFYNSSKKEFESSSNDIKNTIRTSIEYIESLISQKNFEIEQFKQAVQQLVNIKSSLQIELTQLAPHLHFKKLELEKKLKEERDLNNKIEDLKSKKEKLDEQLRTLPNQFNGINSVVNSLFNKIWEEEFKDHLLNSETYSEIKQQFEDRINQTAKERVSFQLVSEQQQFKQDNSRETNFNEPLKLKLNDNLYEFKIGKVWPARENFEAFYPDQHPDTCTDIGYTWSQEEGYKIERFKTTTKVAPKKLPRFITTLDRAFEGNDNSKIEGIQHWNTENVTGMWRTFAHTPNFNQDISNWDMSNVKITQEMFWNAKKFNQDINNWNMNNVLYVNSMFDGASSFNKNINNWKLNNVVQVDDMFKNASSFDQYLNKWDLYKVSDEEKLKTMFKGSRIEKQFSKLPPRVQELLTEVQSNLLIDDLMVPLIKNVWNHNFKNNKIKAMAKYSNVLSIFQGKVNELLDAFSDEKGYLRLAQQESQKNARFPLNNKDKNRTFNIQLVAGNVKSSVIVLPIEQIVDTECEAEYNHDNTVCEVIGFSKNNSPQFGKVRTEHMPKNIRKVPDFLPEQIDSIEGIFRGGKVAEIENLNKWDTRNLMNISSAFRDNDSFNTDISNWNTSNVKFFDDVFNGATSFNKPLDSRFISIGNRFFTAWNVSEARAFRRMFLNAKKFNQDLNNWEIGGSRGRHVDMESMFEGAEKFNGKVKDWNVSSVINFKRMFYKAKDFLRSVSKWDMSAVNNSELRARTELMFNETAWLRHACQGWVPKVLFNARIYFPSTACAEWVN; from the coding sequence ATGGTTTCAAGAAAAAAACTAAGTAGTTTATTTATTGCTCTATCATTGAGTTTATCAGCTATTGTTCCAACAAGTGCTGTTTTAATTAATAATCATATAACTAGACTTAGTTTGTCAAAAGATCAAAATGATGCCGAATCTTTAGTTAATAATTTAAATGGTCAAATTACAAATTTAAGAAATGCAATACAAAGAATTGGTCAAGAAATAGACGATAAAAGTTCACAATTACAAACATTAAAAGAATCTAATACAAAGCTACAAAGTGAAGTTGATGATTTAACTATTAAAATAGGTGCTTTTAAAAATTTTTGACCTACAATAGAAGAAGCATTAAAAGAACATAATATTGATTTTGATTATGAAAAAATAAAAGATCTAAATATTGAAAAACTAGAAGATGTAACTAATGAAAATAGAGAAAAATTCTTATTAGCTGTGCTTGCATTTTATAATTCTAGTAAAAAAGAATTTGAATCTAGTTCTAATGATATTAAAAATACGATTAGAACAAGTATAGAATATATAGAATCTTTAATAAGTCAAAAAAACTTTGAAATTGAACAATTCAAACAAGCTGTTCAACAATTAGTAAATATAAAAAGTTCACTACAAATTGAATTAACTCAATTAGCACCACACTTACATTTTAAAAAACTAGAATTAGAAAAGAAATTAAAAGAAGAGCGAGATTTAAACAATAAAATTGAGGATTTAAAATCTAAAAAAGAAAAACTAGATGAACAACTTAGAACTCTACCAAATCAGTTTAATGGTATAAATTCAGTTGTTAATAGTTTGTTTAATAAGATTTGAGAAGAAGAGTTTAAAGATCATTTATTAAATAGTGAAACTTATAGTGAAATTAAACAACAATTTGAAGATAGAATTAATCAGACTGCTAAAGAGAGAGTTAGTTTTCAATTAGTAAGTGAACAACAACAATTTAAACAAGATAATTCTAGAGAAACAAATTTTAATGAGCCATTAAAACTAAAGCTTAATGATAATTTATATGAGTTTAAAATAGGAAAAGTTTGACCAGCTAGAGAAAACTTTGAAGCTTTTTATCCCGATCAGCATCCAGATACTTGTACAGATATTGGATACACATGAAGTCAAGAAGAAGGGTATAAAATAGAAAGATTTAAAACAACAACAAAAGTTGCTCCTAAAAAATTACCTAGATTTATAACAACTCTTGATAGAGCGTTTGAGGGGAATGACAATTCTAAAATTGAAGGAATTCAACACTGAAACACTGAAAATGTAACTGGTATGTGACGAACATTTGCTCACACACCTAATTTTAATCAAGATATATCTAACTGAGATATGTCAAATGTAAAAATTACTCAAGAAATGTTTTGAAATGCTAAGAAATTTAATCAAGATATAAATAATTGAAATATGAATAATGTTCTTTATGTTAATTCAATGTTTGATGGTGCATCTAGTTTTAATAAAAATATTAATAATTGAAAGCTTAATAATGTTGTTCAAGTTGATGATATGTTTAAAAACGCATCTAGTTTTGATCAATATTTAAATAAGTGAGATTTATATAAAGTAAGTGATGAAGAAAAATTAAAGACTATGTTTAAAGGTTCTAGAATAGAAAAACAATTTTCAAAATTACCCCCAAGAGTACAAGAACTTCTTACAGAAGTACAAAGTAATTTATTGATTGATGACTTAATGGTACCTTTAATAAAAAATGTATGAAATCATAATTTTAAAAACAATAAAATAAAAGCTATGGCAAAATACTCAAACGTATTATCAATTTTTCAAGGTAAAGTTAATGAATTATTAGATGCTTTTTCTGATGAAAAAGGATATCTAAGACTAGCTCAACAAGAATCTCAAAAAAATGCTAGATTCCCACTAAATAATAAAGATAAAAATCGAACTTTTAATATACAATTAGTTGCTGGAAATGTTAAAAGTTCTGTAATAGTTCTACCAATCGAACAAATTGTTGATACTGAATGTGAAGCTGAATATAACCATGATAATACAGTTTGTGAAGTTATAGGATTTTCAAAAAATAATTCACCTCAATTCGGAAAAGTTAGAACAGAGCATATGCCAAAAAATATAAGAAAGGTCCCTGATTTTTTACCAGAACAAATTGATAGTATCGAAGGAATTTTTAGAGGTGGTAAAGTAGCAGAAATTGAAAATCTTAATAAATGGGATACAAGAAATTTAATGAATATTTCAAGTGCATTTAGAGATAATGATAGTTTTAATACAGATATTTCAAATTGAAATACTTCTAATGTTAAATTTTTTGATGATGTATTTAATGGGGCAACAAGTTTTAACAAGCCTTTAGATTCAAGATTTATTAGTATAGGAAACAGGTTTTTTACTGCTTGAAATGTTTCAGAAGCTCGTGCATTTAGAAGAATGTTTTTAAACGCAAAAAAATTTAATCAAGATTTAAATAATTGAGAAATAGGTGGTTCTAGAGGTCGTCATGTTGATATGGAATCTATGTTTGAAGGAGCAGAAAAATTTAATGGAAAAGTTAAAGACTGAAATGTAA
- a CDS encoding BspA family leucine-rich repeat surface protein has protein sequence MEKIQNNVEKKKGKKKWALLALLLLLLGGGSAAGTTIVVNKIAKQQLEILNKQIINDIWNEKFLNQLIRPIYHKNLIKQFNKELKRHNINEVSLVDPSLSDQVLLGKTSIKVLQNDNEFEFSFGEFLEDNKQPTFNENQTICTDMGWGVFNAGSSEAPNYAIALNSMPPTVEQVPDKNPWFINALVQTFSNNQNETIKGIENWDTSNITIMSSTFSNAKNFNQDINSWDVSNVTNMIKMFENASAFNKSLDKWNVSSVEFMNFMFSGAKSFNQDISKWNTLKLKSLLFTFWNAESFDQNLNDWNTSNLVALTGTFSGAKSFNQDLNKWNTSKVIQMVGTFQNAESFNGDITTWDLSSVNEIDGMFENAKSFNKDISTREIEVDGKKYKAWDTSNISSMNEVFLNASSFDHNISNWNVDKVKERNVDRVDEDGSRISIPTFSDFARGSKLTEEKLPKFVEKKEE, from the coding sequence ATGGAAAAAATTCAAAACAATGTTGAAAAGAAAAAAGGTAAAAAGAAATGAGCATTACTTGCTTTATTACTACTTTTATTAGGTGGAGGAAGTGCTGCTGGTACAACTATAGTAGTTAATAAAATAGCTAAACAACAACTAGAGATACTTAATAAACAAATTATTAATGACATTTGAAATGAAAAATTTTTAAATCAATTAATACGACCAATTTATCATAAAAACTTAATCAAACAATTTAACAAAGAGTTAAAACGACACAATATTAATGAAGTTAGTCTTGTTGATCCAAGCTTATCTGATCAAGTTTTACTTGGAAAAACTAGTATTAAGGTATTGCAAAATGACAATGAATTTGAATTTTCATTTGGAGAATTTCTTGAAGATAACAAACAACCTACTTTTAATGAAAATCAAACAATTTGTACTGATATGGGATGAGGGGTTTTTAATGCAGGATCATCTGAAGCACCAAATTATGCAATTGCATTAAACTCTATGCCACCAACTGTAGAACAAGTTCCTGATAAAAACCCTTGATTTATCAATGCTTTAGTTCAAACTTTTAGTAATAACCAAAACGAAACAATCAAAGGTATTGAAAACTGAGATACTTCAAATATCACTATTATGAGTTCTACATTTTCTAATGCTAAAAACTTCAATCAAGACATAAATTCTTGAGATGTTTCAAATGTAACAAATATGATTAAAATGTTTGAAAATGCTAGTGCTTTTAATAAATCATTGGATAAATGAAATGTTTCTAGTGTAGAATTTATGAACTTTATGTTTTCTGGGGCTAAAAGTTTTAATCAAGATATAAGTAAATGAAACACTTTAAAACTAAAAAGTTTACTTTTCACTTTCTGAAATGCAGAGTCTTTCGACCAGAATTTAAATGATTGAAATACTTCAAATTTAGTAGCTTTAACTGGAACTTTTAGTGGTGCTAAAAGTTTTAATCAAGATTTAAATAAATGAAATACTTCAAAAGTCATTCAAATGGTAGGTACATTTCAGAATGCTGAAAGTTTTAATGGAGACATTACAACTTGAGATTTAAGTAGTGTAAATGAAATTGATGGAATGTTTGAAAACGCTAAAAGCTTTAATAAAGATATTTCAACAAGAGAGATTGAAGTTGATGGTAAAAAATACAAAGCTTGAGATACTTCGAATATTAGTTCAATGAATGAAGTGTTTTTAAATGCAAGTTCATTCGATCATAATATATCTAATTGAAACGTTGATAAAGTTAAAGAAAGAAATGTAGATAGAGTTGATGAAGATGGTTCTCGTATAAGTATTCCAACTTTTTCTGATTTCGCAAGAGGAAGTAAATTAACTGAAGAAAAATTACCTAAGTTTGTCGAAAAGAAAGAAGAATAA
- a CDS encoding BspA family leucine-rich repeat surface protein: MKKLICLITSFLSISAATSSWLLSKSSNSNPIINNNQTQTAQTLIDSLNNQINYIKTKIKEIKEKIPSLEDSIRKEKQRKQDLETRQGNHSRAIREIETFEKIITETINSIEIPQNIRESKDDLYTRIVSILDFYKDWNKNVHDQNNPNNIDKLLERLSKLKKQLEQKQEEIKLKTEIKNVLERINSELPELIESTKKEINELDVSINESQEIIAKLEKGKKELESEAQANEDKIEDLEDKLTKTQRFIYDIANKIWEEKFKDNLLESESFAQISKEFEDEINKMLEKKVTLNVVNEQTNPVANTKDTNNTTPQKLKFKISDVLFEFDLGIVWPNRNKPAVYEGHSKNNCIEIGYFKNKGGNWQIERFDRNTQKVPSKLPRFIINLDDAFNGNKSSEISGIEKWNTSNVIDMWRTFAHTPNFNQDISDWDTSNVTLTQSMFWNAKKFNQNLNNWNMSKVTTSQFMFYGAVEFNGNVSNWDMSQVTNMKEMFFGANNFNQDLSSWIIDKAVNNSQYKDLLTGTKIENDQTKWPRAMRKENAEFNGNVSVSEAIVKNILQRVWNDNFANRQIPALRKYTDVFPDYASKVQSFLKNTHIKGLNLRLSEQQENERFPLLNNQPENRNKTFNVDLLFHNNWVKHTFKLKIGDIDETRSIAEYNRDQTECIVIGFDGSPRGFIQVKQMPTTVRKVPKLLPPQITRLQRMFYQNVNRSIENIDQWDTRNIDDITEVFKEAKNFNQNINSWNTSKVEHFKGAFEQAENFNQPLSNWNVANGHEFSKMFSKAIRFSQPLNNWRFSTTKTFKMDSMFSHTKARTAFNQDLDQWNVENLTSADRMFEESFFNGSVHTWKTNNLKNLDFMFFRAGGFNRRVNEWNVTNIQTFKYVFHKCSSFNQPLYKWDLTLAAGSGESTASFKNRVEGMLDGTFLVSRGRACWYPKGMVQHGVYHYFNTDECPPEPQD, from the coding sequence ATGAAAAAATTAATATGTCTAATAACTAGTTTTCTATCTATTTCTGCTGCTACATCTTCATGATTATTAAGTAAATCTAGTAATTCAAATCCAATTATAAATAATAATCAAACTCAAACTGCTCAAACACTTATTGATAGTCTTAATAATCAAATAAATTATATTAAAACAAAAATAAAAGAAATTAAAGAAAAAATACCGTCATTAGAAGATTCTATACGTAAAGAAAAACAAAGAAAACAAGATCTAGAAACAAGACAAGGTAACCATTCTCGTGCAATAAGAGAAATCGAAACATTTGAAAAAATTATAACAGAAACTATTAACTCAATAGAAATACCTCAAAATATAAGAGAATCTAAAGATGATTTATATACAAGAATTGTTAGTATTTTAGATTTTTATAAAGATTGAAACAAAAATGTTCATGATCAAAATAACCCTAATAATATAGATAAACTTCTTGAAAGACTATCTAAATTAAAAAAACAATTAGAACAAAAACAAGAAGAAATTAAACTAAAAACAGAAATAAAAAATGTTTTAGAAAGAATTAATTCTGAACTACCTGAACTTATTGAATCTACTAAAAAAGAAATTAATGAATTAGATGTTTCTATAAATGAGTCTCAAGAAATAATAGCAAAATTAGAAAAAGGCAAAAAAGAACTAGAAAGTGAAGCTCAAGCTAACGAAGATAAAATAGAAGATCTAGAAGATAAATTAACTAAAACACAACGTTTTATTTATGATATAGCTAATAAGATATGAGAAGAAAAATTTAAAGATAATCTTTTAGAAAGTGAAAGCTTTGCTCAAATTAGTAAAGAGTTTGAAGATGAAATTAATAAAATGCTTGAAAAGAAAGTTACATTAAATGTAGTAAACGAACAAACTAATCCTGTTGCTAATACAAAAGATACAAATAATACAACACCTCAAAAACTAAAATTTAAAATTTCTGATGTTTTATTTGAATTTGATCTAGGTATTGTATGACCAAATAGAAATAAACCAGCTGTTTATGAAGGTCATTCAAAAAACAATTGTATTGAAATAGGATATTTTAAAAATAAAGGTGGTAACTGACAAATTGAAAGGTTTGATCGAAACACTCAAAAAGTTCCAAGTAAATTACCTAGATTTATAATAAATCTTGATGATGCGTTTAATGGAAACAAAAGTTCTGAAATTAGTGGAATTGAAAAGTGAAATACTTCTAATGTAATTGATATGTGACGAACATTTGCTCACACACCTAATTTTAATCAAGATATATCTGACTGAGATACGTCAAATGTAACTCTAACTCAATCTATGTTTTGAAATGCAAAGAAATTTAATCAAAATTTAAATAATTGAAATATGAGTAAAGTTACTACCAGTCAATTCATGTTTTATGGAGCTGTTGAATTTAATGGTAATGTTTCTAATTGAGATATGTCACAAGTTACAAATATGAAAGAAATGTTTTTTGGAGCCAACAACTTTAATCAAGACTTAAGTTCATGAATCATAGATAAAGCTGTAAATAACTCTCAGTACAAGGATTTATTAACCGGTACTAAAATTGAAAATGATCAAACAAAATGACCTAGAGCAATGAGAAAAGAAAACGCAGAATTTAATGGTAATGTTTCTGTTAGTGAAGCAATAGTTAAAAATATACTTCAAAGAGTGTGAAATGATAATTTTGCAAATAGACAAATTCCAGCTTTAAGAAAGTATACAGATGTTTTTCCTGATTATGCAAGTAAAGTACAAAGTTTTTTAAAAAATACTCATATAAAGGGATTAAATCTTAGACTTTCAGAACAACAAGAAAATGAAAGATTTCCATTATTAAATAATCAACCAGAAAATAGAAATAAAACATTTAATGTAGATCTTCTATTTCACAATAATTGAGTTAAACATACTTTTAAACTAAAAATTGGTGATATTGATGAAACACGCTCTATAGCTGAATATAATAGAGATCAAACCGAATGTATCGTTATAGGATTCGATGGAAGTCCTAGAGGATTTATTCAAGTTAAACAAATGCCAACAACTGTTAGAAAAGTACCAAAACTACTACCTCCTCAAATCACAAGATTGCAACGTATGTTCTATCAAAATGTAAATAGATCTATAGAAAATATAGATCAATGAGACACAAGAAATATTGATGATATTACAGAAGTGTTTAAAGAAGCTAAAAACTTTAATCAAAACATTAATAGTTGAAATACATCAAAAGTTGAACACTTTAAAGGTGCTTTTGAGCAAGCTGAAAATTTTAATCAACCTCTTTCTAATTGAAATGTTGCAAATGGACATGAATTTTCTAAAATGTTTAGTAAAGCAATTCGTTTTAGCCAACCTTTAAATAATTGAAGATTTAGTACTACAAAAACGTTTAAAATGGATTCTATGTTCAGTCACACCAAAGCTCGAACCGCGTTCAATCAAGATTTAGATCAATGAAACGTTGAAAATCTAACTAGTGCAGATCGTATGTTTGAAGAATCGTTCTTTAATGGATCTGTTCATACATGAAAAACAAATAATTTAAAAAATTTAGATTTTATGTTTTTTAGAGCAGGAGGTTTCAATAGAAGAGTAAATGAATGAAATGTCACAAATATACAAACATTTAAATATGTATTTCATAAGTGTTCAAGTTTTAATCAACCGCTATATAAATGAGATCTTACTCTAGCTGCAGGTAGTGGAGAATCAACTGCCAGTTTTAAAAATAGAGTTGAGGGTATGTTAGATGGTACATTTCTTGTGTCAAGAGGAAGAGCTTGTTGATATCCGAAAGGAATGGTACAACATGGTGTTTATCATTACTTCAATACCGATGAATGCCCTCCTGAACCACAAGACTAA
- a CDS encoding BspA family leucine-rich repeat surface protein, with protein sequence MISRKKLSSLFIALSLSLSAIVPTSTILINNHITRLSLSKDQTDAEALVNNLNGQITNLKRAIQRIGKEIDHKSSELQKLKSENDALENQFNEIETKITVFTDFLPKIKSILAEHKLIINFDDETFEDVEVEDVLPFLNKLLVYYDANKKWFESEILESENTIKELIKGENDKIIDLNLLINQLKNVNSSLQIQTAQLAPVLNSKKIKLARERKREKSLKDYVECLIKERDEQETQLETLTNQFNGINSVFNAIFNKIWEEEFKDHLLNSETYSEIKQQFENRINQTTQQKINFQLESKQHQFKQVNSRVGNGNEPLKLKLNNILYEFEIGKVWPAKENFASVYHAHHSSVCTDIGYTWDELEGYKIETFKKTTTLVPKKLPRFITNIRKAFEENINSKIEGIQYWNTRNVTSMWRTFAQTPNFNQDISNWDMSNVRSTQTMFWNAKKFNQDINNWNMSNVINADWMFEGASSFNKNINDWKLNNTTTVKDMFKNASSFDQPLNKWNLDSVKDEGHLKTMFTGSKIDLSKLPARVQDILKSEHSRMLIDKVALSLVRTVWDQHFKSDGIKAMAKHSNVIPLLQGKVNQILNVISEEKGYLGIIQHSPTNSRFALNNKNSHKPFDIKLSANGGTSSTISLPVDKILENECDPEYNHDMTVCEVIGFSHKNIGTSNSTKFETIRATKMAKTVRKVPDFLPEQIDSIQSIFRDAEVAQIENLDKWNTRNVKNFSFAFKDNASFNTDISKWNTSNVEYFWGTFENATSFNKPLNDWNVSKSERFQLMFKNAKSFNQNLNNWQISPGGHSVNMESMFEGAEKFNGTVNNWNVRTVNNFIKMFFNAKSFIKDISRWDMSGIPVDQLRSQTRDMLTGTEWIKKPFQSWVPRALLDNHIIRPSSTGPKLPN encoded by the coding sequence ATGATTTCAAGAAAAAAACTAAGTAGTTTATTTATTGCTCTATCATTGAGTTTATCAGCTATTGTTCCAACAAGTACTATTTTAATTAATAATCATATAACTAGACTTAGTTTGTCAAAAGATCAAACTGATGCTGAAGCTTTAGTTAATAATTTAAATGGTCAAATTACAAATTTAAAAAGGGCAATACAAAGAATTGGTAAAGAAATAGATCATAAAAGTTCAGAATTACAAAAGTTAAAAAGTGAGAATGATGCATTAGAAAACCAATTTAATGAAATTGAAACTAAAATAACTGTTTTTACTGATTTTTTACCTAAAATAAAATCAATATTAGCTGAGCATAAACTTATCATTAATTTTGATGATGAAACATTTGAAGATGTTGAAGTAGAAGACGTACTACCATTTTTAAACAAACTTCTTGTGTATTATGATGCTAATAAAAAATGATTTGAATCTGAAATATTAGAAAGTGAAAATACAATTAAAGAACTTATAAAAGGTGAAAATGATAAAATTATAGATTTAAATCTTCTTATTAATCAATTAAAAAATGTAAATAGTTCATTACAAATCCAAACAGCTCAATTAGCACCAGTTTTAAATTCTAAAAAAATAAAATTAGCAAGAGAAAGAAAAAGAGAAAAAAGTTTAAAAGATTATGTTGAATGTTTAATAAAAGAAAGAGATGAACAGGAAACTCAACTTGAAACTCTAACAAATCAGTTTAATGGTATAAATTCAGTTTTTAATGCTATATTTAATAAAATTTGAGAAGAAGAATTTAAAGACCATTTATTAAATAGTGAAACTTATAGTGAAATTAAACAACAATTTGAGAATAGAATTAATCAAACTACTCAACAAAAAATTAATTTCCAACTAGAAAGTAAACAACATCAATTTAAACAAGTTAATTCTAGAGTAGGAAACGGTAATGAACCATTAAAACTTAAACTTAATAATATTTTATATGAGTTTGAAATTGGAAAAGTGTGACCAGCTAAAGAAAATTTTGCAAGTGTATATCATGCACATCATTCAAGTGTTTGTACTGATATTGGATATACATGAGACGAACTCGAAGGATATAAAATAGAAACATTCAAAAAAACAACAACACTTGTTCCTAAAAAGTTGCCTAGATTTATCACGAATATTAGAAAAGCGTTTGAAGAAAATATCAATTCTAAAATTGAAGGAATTCAATATTGAAACACTAGAAATGTAACTAGTATGTGACGAACATTTGCTCAAACACCTAATTTTAATCAAGATATATCTAACTGAGATATGTCAAATGTAAGAAGTACTCAAACTATGTTTTGAAATGCAAAAAAATTTAATCAAGATATAAATAATTGAAACATGAGTAATGTTATTAATGCTGATTGAATGTTTGAAGGTGCATCTAGTTTTAATAAAAATATTAATGATTGAAAGCTTAATAATACTACTACAGTTAAAGATATGTTTAAAAACGCATCAAGTTTCGATCAACCTTTAAATAAGTGAAATTTAGATAGTGTAAAAGACGAAGGACATTTAAAGACTATGTTTACAGGTTCTAAAATAGATCTTTCTAAATTACCTGCAAGAGTGCAAGACATACTTAAATCAGAACATTCAAGAATGCTTATTGATAAAGTTGCATTATCTTTAGTAAGAACTGTATGAGATCAACATTTCAAAAGTGACGGGATAAAAGCTATGGCAAAACACTCAAATGTAATACCTTTATTACAAGGAAAGGTAAACCAAATATTAAATGTCATATCCGAAGAAAAAGGTTATCTAGGTATTATTCAACATTCACCAACAAACTCAAGATTTGCACTGAATAATAAAAATTCACACAAACCTTTTGATATAAAACTATCTGCTAATGGTGGTACAAGTAGCACGATATCTTTACCTGTTGATAAAATTTTAGAGAATGAATGTGATCCAGAATATAACCATGATATGACAGTTTGTGAAGTTATAGGGTTTTCGCATAAAAATATAGGTACAAGTAATTCAACTAAGTTTGAAACAATTAGAGCAACAAAAATGGCTAAAACTGTCAGAAAAGTCCCTGATTTTTTACCTGAACAAATTGATAGTATTCAATCTATCTTTAGAGATGCCGAAGTTGCACAAATTGAAAATCTTGATAAATGAAATACACGTAATGTAAAAAATTTCTCTTTTGCGTTTAAAGATAATGCCAGTTTTAATACTGATATTTCAAAATGAAATACTTCAAATGTTGAGTATTTTTGAGGTACGTTTGAAAATGCAACATCTTTTAATAAACCTTTGAATGATTGAAACGTTTCAAAATCTGAAAGATTTCAATTAATGTTTAAAAACGCTAAATCTTTTAACCAAAATTTAAATAATTGACAAATAAGCCCCGGAGGACATTCTGTTAATATGGAATCTATGTTTGAAGGAGCTGAGAAATTTAATGGAACTGTTAATAATTGAAATGTAAGAACTGTTAATAATTTTATAAAAATGTTTTTTAATGCGAAATCATTTATAAAAGATATATCAAGATGAGATATGAGTGGTATACCAGTTGATCAACTTAGATCTCAAACACGAGATATGTTAACAGGGACAGAATGAATTAAAAAACCATTCCAAAGTTGAGTGCCTAGAGCTCTGCTTGATAACCACATAATTAGACCTAGTAGTACTGGTCCTAAATTACCAAATTAG
- a CDS encoding N-acetylmannosamine-6-phosphate 2-epimerase encodes MKDSFINKIKNKLIVSCQAVDDEPLNDALVMQKMAYATVLGGAEILRLSQVEHISAIKKVVNVPIIGLIKKHYDNSEVVITPTFKEVEQLVNLKVDVIAIDATLRARPDQDLEQLVKTIKKHYPDQLLMADCSTLNDAINAQNLGFDLIGTTLRGYTKETKNHSNIENNYKFLKQLQKVITKPIIAEGGIWEPQQAKEILDLGIHAVVVGSAITRPQLITKYWLDKIKK; translated from the coding sequence TTGAAAGATTCTTTTATAAATAAAATTAAAAATAAATTAATAGTTTCATGTCAAGCAGTTGATGATGAACCTTTAAATGATGCTTTAGTTATGCAAAAAATGGCTTATGCAACAGTTTTAGGTGGAGCTGAAATATTAAGATTAAGTCAAGTTGAACATATAAGTGCAATTAAAAAAGTTGTTAATGTTCCAATTATAGGATTAATTAAAAAACATTATGATAATAGTGAAGTTGTTATTACTCCAACATTTAAAGAAGTTGAACAATTAGTTAATTTAAAAGTTGATGTTATTGCAATTGATGCAACACTTAGAGCTCGTCCAGATCAAGATTTAGAACAATTAGTTAAAACTATTAAAAAACATTATCCAGATCAATTATTAATGGCCGATTGTTCTACACTTAATGATGCAATTAATGCTCAAAATCTAGGATTTGATTTAATTGGAACAACTTTAAGAGGTTATACTAAAGAAACTAAAAATCATAGTAATATTGAAAATAATTATAAATTTTTAAAACAATTACAAAAAGTAATTACAAAACCAATTATTGCTGAAGGTGGTATTTGAGAACCTCAACAAGCTAAAGAAATTTTAGATTTAGGAATTCATGCTGTTGTTGTTGGAAGTGCTATTACAAGACCTCAATTAATAACAAAGTATTGATTAGATAAAATTAAAAAATAA